TTGTATGAATTCCATTTCTGCGCCAGGCTCTGGGTGTTAATCGGTTCCATTAACTAGCCCTCCTTTTCAGCAGCGAGAACGAGAGGTTGATAATCAGGATAAAGACAAACAGGAGTACCGCCGTAGCGATCAGAGCCTCTCGGTGCAAGCCATAGGCGTAGCCCATTTCGATGACGACGTTGGCGGTCATCGTTCTAATCCCCTTCAAGATACCCGCGGGCATCCGGGCTTGGTTTCCCGCAACCATAATTACCGCCATCGTTTCGCCAATGGCCCGTCCAACACCAAGGACGATAGCTGCCAAGATACCGGACCTGGCCGCAGGCAAAGTGACAAAAAAGATGGTGCGCTCATGGGTTGCCCCCAGGGCCAGTCCACCTTCGTAGTAAGCCTTGGGAACAGCCCTTAGGGCTGATTCCGACACCTCGATGATGGTAGGCAGGATCATAATCCCCAGCAGCATCGAGGCCGTGAGAATGCTGGTTCCGTTGCCGCCAAAGGTATTCCTCACCCAAGGGACCAGAACCACTAGTCCGAAAAAGCCGTAGACTACTGAAGGGATGCCTGCCAAAAGCTCGATGATGGGCTTAAGGATACGGTATAACCTTGGGGGACAGTAGTTGGCCATGAACAGGGCAGTCAAAATCCCGATGGGAACTCCGAGAATCACTGCCCCGGCAGTGACGTAGATACTGCCGAGGATCATGGGAAAGATCCCAAAGATGTTGTTTAAGGGTCGCCATATTCTACCGAAGAGAAAGTCAAAGATCCCTATATCCCACATGGCGGGAAGGCCATTGACAAACAGAAAGACGCAGATCAAGGCCACGGCCAGGATTGAGGTACAGGCGGCCAGCCAAAATACGCCTTGCATGATCTTCTCTGTATTTCTACCCATACAATGTCTCCTTAACTTGGGCGCAGCAAAGGGCTACCACTTAGGGTAACCCCTTTGCTCGCGGTGCCGGTATTAGTCGAGAATTTCCTTCCAGTCGATAATCTCACCCAGGTAGATGTCTCTGACTTGCTGGCTGGTCAGCCCCTCCACCGGGTTGTCGTTGT
This genomic window from Bacillota bacterium contains:
- the pstC gene encoding phosphate ABC transporter permease subunit PstC; the protein is MGRNTEKIMQGVFWLAACTSILAVALICVFLFVNGLPAMWDIGIFDFLFGRIWRPLNNIFGIFPMILGSIYVTAGAVILGVPIGILTALFMANYCPPRLYRILKPIIELLAGIPSVVYGFFGLVVLVPWVRNTFGGNGTSILTASMLLGIMILPTIIEVSESALRAVPKAYYEGGLALGATHERTIFFVTLPAARSGILAAIVLGVGRAIGETMAVIMVAGNQARMPAGILKGIRTMTANVVIEMGYAYGLHREALIATAVLLFVFILIINLSFSLLKRRAS